From one Eucalyptus grandis isolate ANBG69807.140 chromosome 9, ASM1654582v1, whole genome shotgun sequence genomic stretch:
- the LOC104420751 gene encoding probable acyl-activating enzyme 1, peroxisomal, producing MEGLLQCPANYVPLTPISFLERAAFVYGNKVSIIYGNTRYTWRQTHQRCLKLASALTGLKISRGDIVAAMAPNVPALYELHFAVPMAGATLSALNVSLDEHTLTIILQRIRPKIIFVDSELAHLVSKVIHKENDTHLQENYHDHKPLLVAIHDVSPACRTHCDLEVREYEQTLAMGESDFQAMSPADECDPISVNFTSGSTGMPKAVVYSHRAVYLNSLGLILRYDMGKSPVFLWTVDMFRCNGWCFTWAMAALGGVNVCIRNVSAKIIFDSIQLHKVTHLCGKPTILNMIAESPLVDRKPLPSVVDVIIAGAFPTTPVLERVQELGFNIVIGYGMTEALGPAIIRSWRSSQHHHHEEEDDDDHHNLKCREGLQNITLEATDVKDPTTMRSVPSDGETIGEVMLRGNTLMVGYLGNPMATQEAFSGGWFRTGDVGVRHADGCIEMKDRARDVIVIGKEVISTLDIEAVLLSHPKVAEAAVVARNDVVAGQVPYAFVKLKEGWSSDPKEIVGFCAERLQRVAMVPKTVCFGELPMNSTGKVQKSVLRERADACP from the exons ATGGAAGGTTTACTTCAGTGCCCTGCGAATTACGTGCCTTTGACTCCCATAAGCTTCTTAGAGAGAGCAGCTTTCGTCTATGGCAACAAGGTTTCCATTATCTACGGCAATACGAGGTACACATGGAGACAGACCCACCAAAGGTGTTTGAAGCTCGCCTCCGCTCTGACGGGGTTGAAGATCTCGCGCGGCGATATC GTTGCAGCTATGGCACCAAACGTCCCTGCACTGTACGAGCTCCACTTTGCGGTTCCAATGGCAGGCGCAACTCTTTCTGCGCTCAACGTAAGCCTTGACGAGCACACTTTGACGATCATTCTTCAACGGATACGACCCAAAATCATCTTTGTCGACTCCGAGCTCGCACACCTCGTCTCCAAAGTCATCCACAAAGAGAATGACACGCACCTCCAAGAAAACTACCACGATCACAAGCCACTCCTTGTCGCAATCCACGACGTCTCACCGGCCTGTCGAACCCACTGTGATCTTGAGGTTCGAGAGTATGAACAAACCCTAGCTATGGGAGAGAGCGATTTCCAAGCCATGAGTCCGGCCGATGAGTGTGACCCTATCTCGGTCAACTTCACTTCGGGGTCGACAGGGATGCCCAAGGCAGTGGTGTACAGCCACCGGGCGGTGTACTTGAACTCTCTAGGGCTGATCCTCCGATACGACATGGGAAAGTCGCCTGTGTTCTTATGGACGGTGGACATGTTCAGGTGCAACGGTTGGTGCTTCACGTGGGCAATGGCAGCACTCGGCGGTGTTAATGTGTGCATTAGGAATGTGTCGGCGAAGATCATCTTCGACTCCATTCAGCTCCACAAGGTCACTCATCTATGTG GTAAACCCACTATCCTAAATATGATTGCTGAATCCCCACTGGTCGACCGAAAGCCACTGCCTTCAGTGGTGGATGTAATCATCGCCGGCGCATTTCCGACGACTCCCGTCCTCGAGAGAGTCCAAGAACTTGGGTTCAATATTGTCATCGGATATGGCATGACAGAAGCCCTAGGGCCCGCCATCATCAGGTCCTGGAGGTCATCGCAACACCACCACCATGAGGAGGAGGATGACGACGACCATCATAACCTGAAATGTAGAGAAGGCCTCCAAAACATCACACTGGAAGCTACCGATGTCAAGGACCCGACCACCATGCGGAGCGTTCCAAGCGACGGGGAAACAATCGGAGAAGTCATGCTCCGAGGGAACACCCTCATGGTGGGCTACTTGGGCAACCCAATGGCAACACAGGAGGCCTTTTCTGGCGGGTGGTTCAGGACTGGTGATGTGGGGGTGCGGCATGCAGATGGTTGCATAGAGATGAAGGACCGAGCGAGGGACGTCATAGTCATAGGGAAGGAGGTGATCAGCACATTGGACATAGAAGCCGTCTTGTTGAGCCACCCGAAGGTTGCGGAAGCTGCGGTTGTCGCCCGAAACGACGTTGTTGCGGGGCAAGTCCCATACGCATTTGTGAAGTTGAAGGAAGGGTGGAGTTCGGACCCCAAGGAGATAGTAGGGTTTTGTGCGGAGCGGCTGCAAAGGGTGGCGATGGTTCCGAAAACGGTGTGTTTCGGGGAATTGCCAATGAATTCCACAGGGAAGGTGCAGAAGTCTGtgctgagagagagagccgaTGCTTGTCCATAG